The following proteins are co-located in the Desulfovibrio inopinatus DSM 10711 genome:
- a CDS encoding NHLP leader peptide family RiPP precursor, which yields MTAKIVTKAQQDATFKQELLNDPKSTLEKEFGMSLPSGLEIDVVEETPQKVFLVLPIIPGDIELSDEMVKKIAAGYENITGCS from the coding sequence TTGACCGCAAAGATTGTCACCAAAGCACAACAAGACGCGACGTTTAAACAAGAACTGCTGAACGATCCGAAATCGACATTGGAAAAAGAATTCGGCATGTCCCTTCCCTCGGGGCTGGAGATCGACGTTGTTGAAGAGACGCCGCAAAAAGTCTTTCTTGTGTTACCCATCATCCCTGGAGATATCGAATTGTCCGACGAGATGGTGAAAAAAATTGCAGCCGGCTATGAGAACATCACGGGTTGTAGCTGA
- a CDS encoding radical SAM/SPASM domain-containing protein produces MQYQPSSLTVQWRITTRCPNRCKHCYMYDDRTYNAERHHELSDKTLWRVLENLCAFEKTWQTPLTHFAISGGDPLQRPVWRELFQELRRLNKSVLVMGVPESLNEDSLDELARLGVKRFQLSLDGLKQTHDSLRGKGSFARTVAALEKLKDRGIETQIMFTLHGGNRHELLPLVRYVAEKTAANRFAFDLLAAVGNGTQLDNDVMELGPHALLETFTSYLEEKRLLREAGNPLVLREKSHLFKMLRAVRGDVTPVPYAVSPDAGECLVGFTCTTILADGSVAACRRFPWVVGKLPEQDFAEVFLCSETLKKFRRPAYFSGCGECEYFTICRGCPAVVFGQTGDLFAPPAFCFKDLLQQQDISAHDNKQFESPPLTTSPEQEYDIIARSFMHANKSNLSTLLRNGHILRALKLLREETERAKYASNPQHYLQEKGISLNQEQRFFVETFTLNLDANAEQTIDQALRSVLFG; encoded by the coding sequence ATGCAGTACCAGCCATCGAGCCTTACCGTTCAGTGGCGTATTACCACGCGTTGTCCCAATCGGTGTAAACATTGCTATATGTATGACGATCGCACATACAATGCCGAACGTCATCATGAGCTTTCCGACAAAACCCTCTGGCGGGTGTTGGAAAATCTTTGTGCATTCGAAAAGACGTGGCAGACCCCCCTGACACATTTCGCCATCAGCGGGGGAGATCCCTTACAACGCCCTGTTTGGCGAGAATTGTTCCAAGAACTCCGCAGGCTGAACAAGAGCGTGCTTGTCATGGGCGTACCGGAATCGCTGAATGAAGACAGTCTCGATGAATTGGCCCGACTGGGCGTGAAGCGATTCCAACTGAGCCTGGACGGCCTTAAGCAAACCCATGACTCCTTACGAGGAAAAGGCAGTTTCGCCAGAACGGTGGCTGCTCTGGAAAAACTCAAAGATCGCGGCATTGAAACACAGATCATGTTTACACTGCATGGGGGCAACAGGCATGAGTTACTCCCTTTGGTGCGCTATGTAGCCGAGAAAACCGCGGCAAATCGTTTTGCCTTCGACCTCCTTGCCGCCGTCGGCAACGGGACGCAACTGGACAACGATGTCATGGAACTGGGGCCGCATGCCCTACTCGAAACATTCACCAGCTACTTGGAAGAAAAGCGTCTCCTGCGCGAAGCCGGCAACCCTTTGGTGTTGCGTGAGAAATCACATCTTTTCAAAATGCTGCGTGCAGTGCGAGGAGACGTCACGCCCGTTCCCTATGCGGTGTCTCCGGACGCCGGAGAGTGTTTGGTGGGGTTTACGTGTACAACCATTCTGGCTGACGGAAGTGTGGCAGCATGCAGGCGCTTTCCCTGGGTTGTGGGTAAACTTCCGGAACAGGATTTTGCCGAAGTCTTTCTCTGCTCGGAAACATTGAAGAAATTTCGCCGGCCCGCGTATTTCAGTGGTTGCGGAGAATGTGAATATTTCACCATCTGCCGCGGTTGTCCGGCCGTGGTGTTCGGTCAAACAGGCGATCTCTTTGCACCACCGGCATTTTGCTTCAAAGACCTCCTGCAACAACAGGACATTTCAGCCCATGACAACAAGCAATTTGAATCGCCACCGCTGACCACAAGCCCTGAACAGGAATACGACATTATCGCCCGCAGCTTCATGCATGCGAATAAAAGTAACCTTTCCACGCTCCTCCGCAATGGTCATATATTGCGCGCCCTGAAGCTGCTGCGCGAGGAGACGGAACGAGCCAAGTACGCGTCGAATCCACAACATTACCTGCAGGAGAAAGGCATTTCACTAAACCAGGAACAGCGTTTTTTCGTTGAAACGTTCACGCTCAATCTGGATGCAAACGCGGAACAAACGATCGATCAGGCGTTGAGATCTGTCCTTTTCGGCTAA